The following nucleotide sequence is from Anaerolineales bacterium.
GGCGGCGGGATTTACCTTTCCATGGCCGGCAATCCGGACATCCGCAACACGACGATCGAGGGCAACACCGCCGGCCTCAAGGGCGGCGGGTTGTACCTGTGGGGAATGCCGGGGACAATGCTGATGATGGACAACTGCACCTTCGACGGCAACTACGGATACGACGGCGGCGGGATCTACATCGACGCCGGCACCTCGCATTTGGCGGCCAGCACGCTGATTAACAACCGCGCCAAGCGCCACGGCGGCGGCGTGTTCGTCAACCACAACAACAACCCGGCGTTTTGGGTGGAAGACGGAACCGTCATCGGCCGGATCGGCGAGGGCAACATCGCCTCTTCCGCACCCGCGGCCGGCGGCCTGGGCGGCGGAATCTACAACACCAAGCAGTTGAACATCTCCGAATCGTCGGTCGAAGGCAACACCGGCGACGGAATCTATAACGACGGCGGGGAAGTGCGCATCCTCGACAGCTCGGTCAGCGGCAACACCCTCTCCGGACTCGAGTCCTTCATCACCGGAGCCACCACCCTGATCAACATCGAACGCAGCAAGTTCGCCGAGAACGGCTTCTCCGGCATCGGCGCCATCAACGCCGACTTGTCGATCACCCATGGATCGATCCGCGACAACGGCGCGAGCGGAATCCGGATGAACGGCGGGAGCCTGACCATGGACCGCAGCGAAATCGTCGGCAACCACTCCGCCGGAGACGGCGGCGGGATCGCCGCCTACAACATTACGGCGGCGATGCAAAACTCGACCGTCTCGGGCAACTCCTCCGGATCCACCGGCGGGGGTCTGTACTTGTGGGGATTGGACGCCGGCAAGATCAGCCTGGCCAACATGACCGTCAGCGGGAATTCGGCGGTCGTCTC
It contains:
- a CDS encoding right-handed parallel beta-helix repeat-containing protein — protein: GGGIYLSMAGNPDIRNTTIEGNTAGLKGGGLYLWGMPGTMLMMDNCTFDGNYGYDGGGIYIDAGTSHLAASTLINNRAKRHGGGVFVNHNNNPAFWVEDGTVIGRIGEGNIASSAPAAGGLGGGIYNTKQLNISESSVEGNTGDGIYNDGGEVRILDSSVSGNTLSGLESFITGATTLINIERSKFAENGFSGIGAINADLSITHGSIRDNGASGIRMNGGSLTMDRSEIVGNHSAGDGGGIAAYNITAAMQNSTVSGNSSGSTGGGLYLWGLDAGKISLANMTVSGNSAVVSGGGVEVENGSIGFTNVTLAANFGGGVHVQNPSLVAMRNTIVADNAAGNCGGLSVTSQGHNLDTDGTCALADPGDLSGLPANLGPLADNGGGTFTHALLPGSPALEAGDDATCMATDQRGVARPQGLHCDMGAYEAESPATATPPSATSTLTSTATPALSEFVFDPVNFSTDLMYTKIGRSCKPKEVTIQVMVTPEKGVGSVGLFYRLEEKSGGNMTGWSIGYSMIPQGGGWYTLTIYSEDFPDLSTVKGELWLAVQFVANDAGGQALAHSTVFRQVTVGQCMQ